The DNA region ATAAATGTGGTAATTGTCGACGATCATCAAATAGTTATTGATGGGCTCCTTGGGGTTTTTAAAACTGTGGATCATATTAATGTTATTGGTTACACAACAAAAGGGATGGAAGCCATTGAGTTGATTTTAGAAAAAAAACCAGATATCGTTCTGTTAGATATTAATATTCCGGATTTGGATGGATACGAAATTTGTAGAGGATGTAAAAAAAGAAATGTAGATGCTAAGATCTTGGGATTATCGATGTACGATGATATTAATAGTATTGATAAATTATTAAAAGCTGGAGGAGCTGGATATATCTACAAAAATTATGGTAAAGAAGAGTTGATAAATGCCATTCAAACTGTTATGAGTGAGGGTAGGTACCTAGATCAAAACACGATTAAACTGCTCTTATCTCATGCGGAAAAATTTGATAGCCCATTGTCTGTAATAACAGAAAGAGAAAAAGAGGTATTAACCCTAATAGCCAAAGGCAAGCAATCTTTAGAAATATCTGAACGCCTCCATATTAGCTTATTTACTGTAAAAACGCACAGGAAAAACATCTTAACCAAATTGAGCCTTAAAAACACAGCCGAATTGGTTAGGTATGCTCTAGAAAATGGATTTCGTTAAATATCAGGTATCAAAGGAATTACTGCTATTATTATTGTACCCTTTCCTAGTTGAGACTCAACTGCAAAAGAACCTTTTAGCCACTCTGCTCTAATTTGAATATTCTTTAAACCTAAGCCATCAGGAGTACTACTTATTGCACTATCAACATCAAAACCAATACCATCATCTTCAATTGTAACATTAAGCTCATCATTGCCTTCAATTATCTGAATATTAACATTTTTAGCTAAAGCATATTTGATAATATTATTATTTGCTTCTTGTACAATAGCAAAAATCTCTGATTTAATGAATGGGTTAATGTGAGATTCATC from Flavobacteriales bacterium includes:
- a CDS encoding response regulator transcription factor encodes the protein MKVEEKINVVIVDDHQIVIDGLLGVFKTVDHINVIGYTTKGMEAIELILEKKPDIVLLDINIPDLDGYEICRGCKKRNVDAKILGLSMYDDINSIDKLLKAGGAGYIYKNYGKEELINAIQTVMSEGRYLDQNTIKLLLSHAEKFDSPLSVITEREKEVLTLIAKGKQSLEISERLHISLFTVKTHRKNILTKLSLKNTAELVRYALENGFR